The following coding sequences lie in one Candidatus Kryptobacter tengchongensis genomic window:
- a CDS encoding Outer membrane receptor proteins, mostly Fe transport, which produces MKNTVRFLISVSLLLVSFQVIFAQYGKIAGKVVDKETKEPLPGASIVIQGTTLGAAADVNGNYVILNVPAGVYTVVASYVGYQTVTVSGVQVIAGLTRELNFELPSTAIELRAVEVVAERPLIEKSATNAIRVVTSTDIEKLPVRDVNVYFAIQAGVSLQYGRLFVRGSRPDEVGYMIEGANVTNILGARTGARGGAFASRDRYRALGGGLVTTIPEALEEISVQAGGYNAEFGNANAGIVQQVFKTGKPRFSASAQFETDNFGNYPGKKFLGTYSYGYSDVVLTLGGPLLTERVKFFLAGENNFVRDYIPHFFKGYNFGYMKDNGRRGGTKGDSALVAWNDANIPGRMVNRYTGNGTLTFDFKPLQIRVAGAYTWSRERANNSLRNIFNLERLPVTDNTEFFFDIKASYFISSKTFLEASVSFLDYRNKSYEPAFGDNVLAYDDSLQVVRAYGERFKYVSRYVGPPPYDFYGFAFYRPGTLFAGYSKFQQGYYGGSIALTSQVKNHEFKIGTSYQRWTVRHYGLGTGGLFRAFHSLPDSARNENYLYRLLGSYVNNYGFDRFGRKVDSGEDGPRHPYFFSAYIQDRIEFSDLIINAGLRYDYMYFDAWKFKNPSAPEVDLFNRKLLGLEKGKPRAYLQPRLGFSFPVTDRTVFHLQYGVFVQAPALTSLYAGLSYYPGSVYLPSIELIPDPLAFDPDPVKTTQYEIGFSQQFTDFAAFDITGFYKDVRNQLQVSTVPITSGTFAGTKYAVYANGDFENVYGLEFTLRIRRVYRVQAQVSYTLQDARGTNSFANGAWAAVGITQITPTLTVPLTYNQTHRGSINIDYRFGKGEGGPLLERFGVNLLITFNSGHPYTLATGGIAQQDADDGGILNDGDPRNRNPLEPINASRTPWVWNVDLRVDKTISIGPANINFYVYVQNLFNTKNVINVYYRTGNAYDDGFLTNPDLSGSFVQQFGETYIQLYRAINLENRQHQWRFNGILQDLFGPPRQLRAGLKIEF; this is translated from the coding sequence ATGAAAAACACAGTTAGATTTTTAATCTCGGTTTCATTATTGTTAGTCTCTTTTCAAGTCATATTTGCTCAATATGGTAAAATTGCTGGGAAGGTTGTTGATAAGGAAACAAAAGAGCCTCTTCCTGGGGCATCAATTGTGATTCAAGGGACAACGCTTGGGGCTGCGGCTGATGTAAACGGGAATTATGTTATTTTAAATGTCCCAGCTGGAGTGTATACAGTTGTTGCTTCTTATGTTGGATATCAAACTGTTACGGTTTCAGGTGTTCAAGTTATCGCAGGTTTGACAAGAGAATTAAATTTTGAATTGCCATCAACAGCTATAGAGTTAAGAGCTGTGGAAGTTGTTGCTGAAAGACCGTTAATTGAGAAATCAGCCACTAATGCAATAAGAGTTGTAACCTCTACCGATATTGAGAAGTTGCCGGTCAGGGATGTGAATGTATATTTTGCAATTCAAGCTGGGGTGAGTTTACAGTATGGACGATTGTTTGTTAGAGGAAGTAGACCAGATGAGGTTGGCTATATGATTGAGGGGGCAAATGTTACAAATATACTTGGTGCAAGGACTGGAGCAAGGGGTGGGGCTTTTGCGTCAAGGGATAGATATAGAGCGTTGGGCGGTGGCTTGGTGACGACAATCCCGGAGGCTCTTGAGGAAATCTCGGTTCAAGCAGGTGGTTACAATGCTGAATTTGGTAATGCAAACGCTGGAATCGTTCAGCAAGTTTTCAAAACAGGTAAACCAAGGTTTTCCGCATCGGCTCAATTTGAAACAGATAATTTTGGAAATTATCCTGGTAAGAAATTCCTTGGGACATATTCTTACGGTTATTCAGATGTTGTTTTAACTTTGGGTGGTCCACTTCTAACTGAAAGAGTTAAGTTTTTCCTGGCTGGAGAAAATAACTTTGTAAGGGATTATATACCACATTTCTTCAAGGGTTATAATTTTGGATATATGAAAGACAATGGACGAAGAGGTGGGACAAAGGGTGATTCGGCTCTTGTAGCTTGGAATGATGCAAATATACCAGGTAGAATGGTAAATAGATACACCGGGAATGGAACTTTGACTTTTGATTTCAAACCGCTTCAAATAAGAGTTGCGGGTGCGTACACTTGGTCAAGGGAGAGGGCAAATAACTCGTTGAGAAATATTTTCAATCTTGAGAGATTGCCAGTAACGGATAATACCGAATTTTTCTTTGATATTAAGGCGAGCTATTTCATATCTTCAAAGACATTTTTAGAGGCATCTGTGAGTTTCCTTGATTACCGAAATAAATCCTATGAACCAGCCTTTGGTGATAATGTCCTTGCTTATGATGATAGTTTACAGGTTGTGCGTGCATATGGTGAGCGTTTCAAATATGTCAGCAGGTATGTTGGTCCACCTCCATATGATTTTTATGGATTTGCGTTTTATAGACCTGGAACTTTGTTTGCTGGATATAGCAAGTTTCAGCAGGGTTATTATGGCGGAAGTATCGCTTTGACATCGCAGGTTAAAAACCACGAGTTCAAAATTGGAACAAGTTATCAAAGATGGACAGTACGCCACTATGGACTTGGGACAGGTGGTTTGTTTAGAGCATTCCATTCTTTGCCAGATTCCGCAAGGAATGAAAATTATCTTTATAGGTTGCTTGGAAGCTATGTTAATAACTATGGTTTTGATAGATTTGGAAGGAAGGTTGATTCAGGTGAAGATGGACCAAGGCATCCATACTTTTTCTCTGCTTATATTCAAGATAGGATTGAATTCAGCGATTTAATTATAAACGCCGGGCTTCGTTATGATTATATGTATTTTGATGCTTGGAAATTTAAGAACCCATCGGCTCCAGAGGTTGACTTGTTTAACAGAAAGTTGCTTGGGCTTGAGAAAGGTAAACCCAGAGCTTACCTTCAGCCGAGGTTAGGATTTTCGTTCCCTGTTACGGATAGAACTGTATTCCATCTCCAGTATGGTGTTTTCGTTCAGGCACCGGCTCTGACTTCGCTTTATGCTGGGTTATCATATTATCCCGGGAGCGTATATCTTCCATCAATTGAATTGATACCTGATCCCCTTGCTTTTGACCCTGATCCAGTTAAAACAACTCAGTATGAGATTGGTTTTTCACAACAGTTTACTGATTTCGCAGCTTTTGATATAACTGGATTCTATAAAGATGTTAGGAATCAGCTTCAGGTTTCAACTGTGCCTATTACTTCTGGAACATTTGCTGGGACAAAATATGCTGTTTATGCAAATGGGGATTTTGAAAATGTTTATGGGCTTGAATTTACATTAAGGATTCGTCGTGTCTACAGAGTTCAGGCGCAAGTAAGTTATACATTGCAAGATGCGCGCGGAACAAATTCTTTTGCAAACGGTGCGTGGGCAGCGGTTGGGATTACTCAAATTACACCTACATTAACTGTTCCGTTAACTTATAATCAGACACATAGGGGAAGCATAAACATTGATTATCGCTTTGGTAAAGGTGAAGGTGGTCCGCTGCTTGAAAGGTTTGGTGTTAACTTACTTATAACATTTAACAGTGGGCATCCGTATACACTTGCCACAGGTGGTATAGCACAGCAAGACGCTGATGATGGCGGAATCCTAAATGATGGAGATCCAAGGAACAGAAACCCGCTTGAACCTATAAATGCGTCAAGAACGCCATGGGTATGGAATGTTGATTTGAGAGTTGATAAAACTATCTCAATTGGTCCAGCTAATATCAATTTCTATGTCTATGTCCAGAATTTGTTTAACACAAAGAATGTGATAAATGTTTATTACAGAACTGGAAATGCGTATGATGATGGTTTCTTAACAAACCCAGATCTTAGTGGAAGTTTCGTTCAACAATTTGGCGAAACATATATTCAACTGTATAGAGCGATCAACCTTGAAAATCGTCAACATCAATGGAGATTCAATGGAATTTTGCAGGATCTATTTGGTCCACCAAGACAGTTAAGAGCTGGATTGAAGATTGAATTTTAA
- a CDS encoding ATP-binding protein involved in chromosome partitioning produces the protein MRNTEEIINALREIYDPDLHKDIVSLGFIKDVKVDSKKAYIKIELTTPACPVRDKIKDEAIEKIKKLGFDEVQVEMTAQVSKHINQQKDLLLPNVKNTIAIASGKGGVGKSTVAVNIAVSLALDGAEVGLIDADVYGPNVPIMLGANEKPTLTPDGKKIEPVEKYGVKLISIGLLLDDPDTALIWRGPIASGAIKQFMTDVEWGELDYLIFDLPPGTGDIQLTLVQTIPLTGAVIVTTPQDVALADVRKAIKMFQKVNVPILGIIENMSYFICPHCGQRDDIFDHGGGKKASEKFNVPFLGEIPINTRIRISGDSGKPVPVAYPDTEEAKIIKEISRKLAARISIVNFKQQAMPKIEIKL, from the coding sequence ATGCGAAACACTGAAGAAATAATCAACGCACTTAGAGAAATTTATGACCCAGACCTTCACAAAGATATTGTTTCCCTTGGATTTATAAAAGATGTCAAAGTTGATTCAAAAAAGGCGTATATCAAAATTGAGCTCACAACCCCAGCTTGCCCAGTAAGAGATAAAATAAAAGATGAAGCGATAGAAAAAATAAAAAAACTTGGATTTGATGAAGTTCAAGTTGAAATGACCGCACAAGTCTCCAAACACATCAACCAACAAAAAGATCTCCTTCTTCCGAATGTTAAAAATACAATCGCAATTGCAAGCGGAAAAGGAGGCGTTGGGAAATCCACCGTCGCAGTTAATATAGCTGTCTCTCTTGCGCTTGATGGCGCAGAAGTCGGTCTAATTGACGCTGATGTCTATGGTCCAAATGTTCCAATTATGTTAGGTGCAAATGAAAAACCAACATTAACCCCTGATGGGAAAAAAATTGAACCTGTTGAAAAATATGGTGTTAAGTTAATTTCAATTGGCTTACTGCTTGACGATCCAGATACAGCTTTGATCTGGCGCGGACCCATCGCCAGCGGAGCAATAAAACAATTTATGACAGATGTTGAATGGGGTGAACTTGATTATCTTATATTTGATTTGCCCCCTGGAACTGGTGATATCCAACTAACACTTGTCCAGACAATACCATTAACCGGGGCAGTGATAGTTACAACCCCACAAGATGTTGCGCTTGCAGATGTCCGAAAAGCAATAAAAATGTTTCAAAAAGTCAATGTCCCAATACTTGGAATAATTGAAAATATGAGCTATTTTATCTGCCCACATTGCGGTCAAAGAGATGATATATTTGACCATGGTGGAGGGAAAAAAGCAAGCGAAAAATTTAATGTCCCTTTTTTGGGCGAGATTCCAATTAATACAAGAATCAGAATAAGTGGCGATTCAGGGAAACCAGTGCCTGTTGCCTATCCGGATACAGAAGAAGCAAAGATAATAAAAGAAATCTCAAGAAAACTCGCAGCTCGCATAAGTATAGTAAACTTCAAACAACAAGCGATGCCAAAAATTGAGATTAAATTATGA
- a CDS encoding Fe-S cluster biogenesis protein NfuA, 4Fe-4S-binding domain, whose amino-acid sequence MKNKEELKQRVLKALEIAKPYLKADGGDVELVEITDDYIVKVRLIGACGSCPLSMMTLRAGIERVIIREAPEIRRVEAVFSY is encoded by the coding sequence ATGAAGAACAAAGAAGAACTTAAACAACGCGTATTAAAAGCACTTGAAATTGCAAAACCATACCTGAAAGCTGACGGTGGGGATGTTGAACTCGTTGAAATCACAGATGATTATATCGTCAAAGTTAGATTGATTGGTGCCTGCGGTAGCTGCCCCCTCTCTATGATGACTTTAAGAGCTGGGATTGAGAGAGTAATTATTCGCGAAGCCCCGGAAATAAGGCGAGTTGAAGCCGTGTTCAGTTATTAA
- a CDS encoding methionine-gamma-lyase, with the protein MVKKQNGSASSIREKSPKRKGVIENGSMSSAREKSPRKRRNNEEKYSMETHLIYGRSFTPKWEYSHHVVPPISASATFRLESAQRGALGFLQFAHTVNNEEVEVKAPIYIYDRLGEPNKEMLEEYLAYAEQGESAVTFASGMGAISAVLGILTRTGDEVIAHKLLYGCTYELLTYWYPRYQISTKFIDLRDLSNLKKAITPKTRVVYFETPVNPTLELIDIAGVAEIVKEENKKRKPNEKIYIVVDNTFATPFCQRPLTLGADFVVHSLTKNIGGFGTDMGGVVIGPKWSRDQLLLYRKDFGGVLGTKSAWAILVYGLPTLALRVRQQEKTAMEVARFLCSHPKVQYVSYPGLHTFPQYELAKKQMVDYEGNFAPGTLIYFVIKDESPEGRRKKAEKLINYLAKNAYTITLAVSLGNVRTLIEHPGSMTHATIPAEEQLKKGIDPGGIRLSIGLEKVDDIILDLSEGLAKI; encoded by the coding sequence ATGGTAAAAAAGCAAAACGGTTCAGCGAGTTCGATTCGGGAAAAGTCCCCGAAGCGAAAGGGAGTAATTGAAAATGGCTCAATGAGTTCGGCTCGGGAGAAGTCCCCGAGAAAAAGGAGGAATAATGAAGAAAAATATTCAATGGAAACCCACCTGATTTATGGTCGTTCATTTACCCCAAAATGGGAATATTCCCATCATGTAGTTCCGCCAATTTCCGCTTCAGCTACATTCAGGCTTGAATCAGCGCAGAGAGGCGCACTTGGATTTTTGCAGTTTGCCCATACTGTGAATAACGAGGAAGTTGAAGTTAAAGCGCCAATTTATATTTACGATCGTCTTGGCGAGCCAAACAAAGAGATGCTTGAGGAATACCTTGCGTATGCGGAACAAGGTGAATCCGCTGTGACATTTGCATCAGGAATGGGAGCAATTTCAGCTGTTCTCGGAATTTTGACAAGAACAGGTGATGAGGTTATAGCACATAAACTTTTATACGGATGTACTTATGAACTTTTAACTTATTGGTATCCAAGATATCAAATCAGCACTAAATTTATTGATCTTCGTGATCTCTCCAATCTCAAGAAAGCCATTACCCCAAAGACAAGGGTTGTTTACTTTGAGACACCTGTTAATCCAACGCTTGAGCTTATTGATATTGCGGGAGTTGCGGAAATAGTCAAGGAAGAAAACAAGAAGCGAAAGCCAAATGAAAAAATTTATATCGTTGTTGATAACACATTTGCGACTCCATTTTGTCAGAGACCACTTACACTTGGTGCTGATTTTGTCGTTCATTCCTTGACCAAGAACATTGGTGGATTTGGGACAGATATGGGTGGTGTTGTTATCGGTCCAAAATGGAGCAGAGATCAATTGTTGCTTTATAGAAAGGATTTTGGCGGGGTTCTCGGGACGAAAAGCGCTTGGGCTATTCTTGTTTATGGTTTGCCAACGCTTGCATTAAGAGTGCGCCAGCAGGAAAAAACAGCTATGGAAGTCGCAAGATTTCTCTGTTCCCATCCAAAAGTTCAATATGTAAGTTATCCGGGGCTTCATACATTTCCACAATACGAGCTTGCAAAAAAACAAATGGTTGATTACGAAGGTAATTTTGCCCCTGGTACTTTGATTTATTTTGTTATAAAAGATGAATCACCAGAGGGCAGGAGAAAAAAAGCTGAAAAACTTATAAATTATCTTGCGAAAAATGCATATACCATAACGCTTGCCGTAAGTCTCGGGAATGTGAGAACCTTGATTGAACACCCCGGCTCAATGACACATGCAACTATTCCAGCTGAAGAGCAATTGAAAAAGGGAATAGACCCGGGTGGAATTAGATTGTCCATAGGGCTTGAGAAAGTTGATGATATAATACTTGATTTAAGCGAAGGGCTTGCCAAAATTTAA
- a CDS encoding N-acetylmuramoyl-L-alanine amidase — MKAFIKFYFFLLLIFLNFACAPKPYYVIPNEWKTPERKDSVINFYSKFLNGWKIFIDPGHGGKDRKNIGIKKRIVEADVNLKVALYLRDYLAKAGVTVFMSRDKDTTVSLEERVKMATESGADIFISIHHNAMPGDENTFYASTWYHAVEGDPKFHPCNRDIARYIQRDLAYALRISGSLASFDGTMSDYLVYPKQGFYVLRNATMPAVLVECTFFTNEYEERKLSIDEFNRIEAWGIFKGIAKYIQAGVPKIEFISDTILTSEKPTILLKVSDKSGIDKQNIQIKIDTILVSKDHITTIDGNGFAIVLFTPNFKLTEGTHQIDIIVRNKNGNSSFPFKRNIYIYKQKQVTEP, encoded by the coding sequence ATGAAAGCCTTCATTAAATTCTACTTCTTCCTCCTGTTGATTTTTCTAAATTTTGCCTGCGCTCCAAAGCCTTACTATGTCATACCAAATGAGTGGAAAACCCCAGAGAGAAAAGATTCAGTGATTAATTTTTACTCCAAATTTCTTAACGGATGGAAAATTTTCATTGACCCAGGGCATGGGGGAAAAGACAGGAAAAACATTGGAATTAAAAAAAGAATTGTTGAAGCAGATGTTAATTTGAAGGTTGCACTCTACCTCCGAGATTATCTTGCTAAAGCTGGCGTAACTGTCTTTATGTCAAGAGATAAAGATACGACAGTTTCACTTGAAGAAAGAGTAAAAATGGCAACTGAAAGTGGTGCCGACATTTTCATTTCCATACATCATAACGCAATGCCCGGGGATGAAAACACTTTCTATGCCTCAACTTGGTATCACGCAGTTGAGGGCGACCCTAAATTTCACCCTTGCAACAGGGACATCGCAAGATATATTCAAAGAGACCTCGCTTATGCATTGAGAATCTCTGGCTCCCTTGCAAGTTTTGATGGAACAATGTCGGACTACCTCGTTTACCCAAAACAAGGATTTTATGTCTTAAGAAACGCAACAATGCCTGCTGTTCTTGTTGAATGCACATTTTTCACAAATGAATATGAAGAAAGAAAATTAAGCATTGACGAATTTAACCGAATTGAAGCATGGGGAATTTTTAAAGGCATTGCAAAATATATCCAGGCAGGGGTCCCAAAAATTGAATTCATTTCGGATACGATTTTAACTTCCGAAAAACCAACAATTCTTCTAAAGGTTTCCGATAAATCAGGGATTGATAAACAAAACATTCAAATAAAAATTGACACTATCCTTGTAAGTAAAGACCACATTACTACAATTGATGGCAACGGCTTTGCAATTGTTCTTTTCACTCCGAACTTTAAACTTACAGAGGGAACACATCAGATTGACATCATAGTCAGAAACAAAAATGGAAACTCATCTTTCCCATTTAAAAGGAACATATACATTTATAAACAAAAACAGGTGACAGAACCATGA
- a CDS encoding Spore maturation protein SpmA, with protein sequence MMNYIWLALVIIGIITAVGTDVYESLTNKYKNGVEFEAIVELNEEMRMRTPIKGTLKVSGEYYKNFYSLNNFPHDSVKNEVILNLKEDGKGTAILNISEGTPNFWKIMAKGKGTNTDKLIANILKIEKVGENRYKVFLIFERISLVKIKQVLNAVIEYSDIAVKIAIGLIGIMALWLGIMKIGELAGLINLLAKVVKPLTKRLFPDIPPEHPAIGAIIMNISANMLGLGNAATPLGLKAMEELQKLNPKKDTASDSMITFLVINTSGMTLIPATAIAVRAALGSGDPAAIISTTIIGGFAATIAGITSAKILQKLKIFRKELEENNKSEEQG encoded by the coding sequence ATGATGAACTACATCTGGCTTGCTTTGGTAATAATCGGAATAATCACAGCTGTTGGAACAGATGTTTATGAAAGTTTAACGAATAAATACAAAAATGGCGTTGAATTTGAAGCTATAGTTGAACTCAATGAAGAAATGAGGATGCGAACCCCAATTAAGGGAACTTTGAAAGTTAGTGGCGAATACTATAAAAACTTTTACTCGCTTAATAATTTCCCACATGATAGTGTAAAAAACGAAGTGATTTTAAACTTAAAAGAAGATGGCAAAGGGACTGCGATTTTAAACATCTCGGAAGGCACGCCCAATTTCTGGAAAATTATGGCGAAAGGGAAAGGGACAAACACAGATAAACTTATTGCGAATATCTTGAAGATTGAAAAAGTGGGAGAAAATAGATATAAAGTTTTTCTTATTTTTGAGCGGATTTCACTTGTAAAAATCAAGCAAGTTTTAAACGCTGTCATTGAATATTCAGATATAGCGGTTAAAATAGCAATTGGATTAATTGGCATAATGGCTTTATGGCTTGGGATAATGAAGATTGGTGAGCTCGCTGGATTGATAAATTTACTTGCAAAAGTTGTAAAGCCATTGACAAAACGACTTTTCCCTGATATCCCTCCCGAACACCCAGCGATAGGTGCAATAATAATGAACATTTCCGCAAATATGCTTGGACTTGGAAACGCAGCAACACCACTTGGATTAAAAGCAATGGAAGAACTTCAAAAGTTAAATCCAAAGAAAGATACCGCAAGCGATTCAATGATCACTTTTCTTGTGATTAATACAAGCGGGATGACTTTAATACCCGCAACTGCGATCGCTGTAAGAGCTGCGCTTGGCTCTGGAGATCCAGCAGCAATCATCAGCACAACAATTATCGGAGGATTTGCTGCAACCATCGCTGGAATAACATCGGCAAAAATTTTACAAAAGTTGAAAATTTTTAGAAAGGAACTTGAAGAAAACAACAAAAGCGAGGAACAAGGATGA
- a CDS encoding spore maturation protein B, translated as MSFKEIMNIISVVAIPFVIFIFLIYGFAKKVKVYESFVEGAKEGFNVAVRIIPYLVAMLVAIGIFRASGAMDVLVAILSPITNLIGFPAEALPMALMRPLSGSGSLGIMTEIMKTHGPDSFLGLLVSTMYGSTETTFYVLAVYFGSVNIRKTRHAVIAGVISDITGLLTAFFICKLVFG; from the coding sequence ATGAGCTTTAAAGAAATAATGAACATAATCTCGGTTGTCGCAATACCTTTTGTAATTTTCATTTTTTTGATCTATGGCTTTGCAAAAAAAGTTAAAGTTTATGAATCATTCGTTGAAGGTGCAAAAGAAGGATTTAATGTCGCTGTGCGAATAATCCCCTATCTTGTTGCGATGCTCGTTGCGATTGGAATTTTCAGAGCAAGCGGAGCAATGGATGTCCTTGTTGCAATTTTAAGCCCGATCACAAATTTAATTGGTTTTCCAGCCGAAGCCTTGCCTATGGCTTTGATGCGCCCCTTGTCAGGAAGTGGCTCACTTGGAATTATGACGGAAATAATGAAAACACATGGACCTGATTCTTTCCTCGGATTATTGGTTTCAACAATGTATGGAAGCACCGAGACAACTTTCTATGTCCTTGCGGTTTATTTTGGCTCTGTAAATATAAGAAAAACAAGACATGCTGTGATCGCAGGTGTGATCTCCGACATAACAGGCTTGCTTACAGCGTTTTTTATTTGTAAATTAGTTTTCGGATGA